A genomic window from Carassius gibelio isolate Cgi1373 ecotype wild population from Czech Republic chromosome A11, carGib1.2-hapl.c, whole genome shotgun sequence includes:
- the LOC128022255 gene encoding endothelin-converting enzyme 1 isoform X1, translating to MESLRESILHLTFQMSTYKRATLDEEELLDTGSDGIYHTSTMQVGLQRGLGLRCWAEKTHVERKLVVVVCALSVALFICIMTLGLHYKESHPGMCLSEPCVSVASTVLGALDRSVDPCQDFYNFACGGWMRKNPLPEGKSRWGPFSNLWEHNMAIMKNLLENTSMKSLSKAEQKAQWYYQACMNESKIEELGAKPLQELLNQTGGWGLKGPWDKDNFQEVLRIVSASFRTSPFFTVFVSTDSKNSNSNIIQVDQSGLGLPSREYYLNKTANEKYLTAYLNFLVELGILLGGSEETSQKMMQEIIDFETALAHITVPQDERRDEMKIYHKIQAKELATLAPAVDWMPFLSAVFTPVALNDSEPVVVYAKEYLQKVSELISNTNKSVLNNYMIMKVVRKMVSILDQKFQDAEQRFLEVMYGTKKSCTPRWKLCVSDTDSALGFALGALFVKATFSEDSKAFVEDMVSEIKWAFEDSLKTVGWMDPKTKKAAKEKADAIYNMVGYPKFIMKPKELDKVFNDFDVVSDLYFQNVMNYYNFSARVTASQLRKAPNRDQWSMTPPTVNAYYNPTKNEMVLPAGILQAPFYNHAWPKAMNFGGIGVVMGHELTHAFDDQGREYDKDGNLRLWWQNSSVEAFKHQTLCMVEQYSNYSINKEALNGKRTLGENIADNGGLRAAYKAYINWIEKNGEEATLPALGMTNHQLFFVGFAQVWCSVRTPESSHEGVITDPHSPSRFRVIGTISNSHEFSAHFGCKADSPMNPKRKCELW from the exons ATGGAATCACTGAGGGAATCTATACTTCATTTAACATTTCAGATGTCAACATACAAACGGGCCACACTGGATGAAGAGGAGCTGTTGGACACCGGCTCCGATGGGATCTACCACACCTCTACCATGCAG GTAGGGCTGCAGCGAGGTCTGGGTCTCCGGTGCTGGGCAGAGAAAACCCATGTCGAGAGAAAGCTAGTGGTCGTCGTGTGTGCTCTGTCCGTGGCCCTGTTCATATGCATCATGACTTTGGGTCTGCACTATAAAGAAT CTCATCCGGGAATGTGCCTGTCAGAGCCTTGTGTTAGTGTTGCAAGTACAGTCTTGGGGGCTCTCGATCGGTCAGTGGACCCCTGCCAGGATTTCTATAACTTTGCATGCGGGGGTTGGATGAGGAAAAACCCGCTGCCTGAAGGCAAGTCCCGCTGGGGTCCTTTCAGCAACTTGTGGGAACACAACATGGCCATCATGAAGAACTTATTAG AGAATACCAGCATGAAAAGCCTGAGCAAAGCGGAACAAAAAGCCCAGTGGTATTACCAGGCTTGTATGAACGAGAGCAAAATTGAAGAGCTTGGGGCAAAACCACTTCAGGAACTCCTCAATCAG ACAGGAGGTTGGGGCTTGAAAGGCCCGTGGGATAAAGATAACTTCCAGGAGGTTTTACGGATTGTGTCGGCCAGCTTCCGAACCTCCCCCTTTTTCACTGTTTTCGTCAGCACAGACTCAAAAAACTCCAACAGCAACATTATCCAG GTGGATCAGTCAGGATTGGGACTTCCCTCTAGGGAATACTATCTCAATAAGACAGCCAATGAAAAG TATTTAACAGCATACTTGAACTTCTTGGTGGAGCTCGGGATCCTTTTGGGCGGCTCAGAGGAAACCTCTCAGAAGATGATGCAGGAGATCATAGACTTTGAAACAGCCCTGGCACACATCACAGTCCCTCAGGATGAGCGCCGTGACGAGATGAAAATATATCATAAGATTCAAGCCAAAGAGTTAGCT ACATTGGCTCCTGCGGTAGATTGGATGCCTTTCCTCTCTGCAGTGTTCACTCCTGTTGCCCTAAATGACTCTGAACCCGTGGTTGTATACGCTAAAGAATATCTCCAGAAGGTTTCAGAGCTCATCAGCAACACCAACAAGAG TGTCTTGAATAACTACATGATCATGAAAGTGGTGCGGAAAATGGTGTCCATCTTAGACCAGAAGTTCCAAGATGCAGAGCAGCGCTTCCTTGAAGTCATGTACGGCACCAAGAAG AGCTGCACACCACGCTGGAAACTTTGTGTCAGCGACACGGACAGCGCTCTGGGCTTTGCTCTCGGGGCGCTCTTTGTCAAAGctacattttctgaagacagcAAAGCTTTT GTTGAAGATATGGTGTCTGAGATCAAGTGGGCCTTTGAAGACAGCCTGAAGACTGTCGGCTGGATGGATCCCAAGACAAAAAAAGCAGCTAAAGAAAAG GCAGATGCAATATACAACATGGTTGGTTATCCAAAATTTATCATGAAACCCAAAGAGCTGGACAAGGTGTTTAATGAC TTTGATGTTGTTTCAGATCTTTACTTTCAAAACGTCATGAACTATTACAACTTCTCTGCACGAGTCACTGCTTCCCAGCTGAGAAAAGCCCCCAACAGAGATCA ATGGAGTATGACTCCACCCACAGTTAATGCCTACTACAACCCCACAAAGAATGAGATGGTACTTCCAGCAGGCATTCTCCAGGCTCCCTTTTATAACCATGCTTGGCCAAA AGCAATGAATTTCGGTGGTATAGGTGTGGTTATGGGGCATGAGCTCACCCATGCCTTTGATGATCAAG GAAGAGAGTATGATAAGGATGGGAATTTGCGTCTGTGGTGGCAGAATTCTTCAGTGGAGGCTTTTAAACACCAGACCCTGTGTATGGTGGAGCAGTACAGCAACTACAGTATAAATAAAGAAGCTCTGAACGGGAAACGCACTTTGGGTGAAAATATTGCTGACAACGGAGGCCTGAGGGCAGCTTATAAG GCCTATATAAACTGGATCGAGAAGAATGGTGAGGAAGCCACTCTGCCTGCCCTTGGAATGACCAATCATCAGCTGTTTTTTGTGGGATTTGCTCAG gtgtgGTGCTCCGTTCGGACACCTGAAAGCTCTCACGAGGGCGTTATTACTGACCCCCACAGTCCGTCACGTTTCCGGGTCATTGGCACAATCTCCAATTCCCATGAGTTCTCTGCGCACTTTGGCTGCAAGGCAGACTCACCCATGAACCCCAAACGAAAGTGTGAGCTGTGGTGA
- the LOC128022255 gene encoding endothelin-converting enzyme 1 isoform X2, whose product MMSTYKRATLDEEELLDTGSDGIYHTSTMQVGLQRGLGLRCWAEKTHVERKLVVVVCALSVALFICIMTLGLHYKESHPGMCLSEPCVSVASTVLGALDRSVDPCQDFYNFACGGWMRKNPLPEGKSRWGPFSNLWEHNMAIMKNLLENTSMKSLSKAEQKAQWYYQACMNESKIEELGAKPLQELLNQTGGWGLKGPWDKDNFQEVLRIVSASFRTSPFFTVFVSTDSKNSNSNIIQVDQSGLGLPSREYYLNKTANEKYLTAYLNFLVELGILLGGSEETSQKMMQEIIDFETALAHITVPQDERRDEMKIYHKIQAKELATLAPAVDWMPFLSAVFTPVALNDSEPVVVYAKEYLQKVSELISNTNKSVLNNYMIMKVVRKMVSILDQKFQDAEQRFLEVMYGTKKSCTPRWKLCVSDTDSALGFALGALFVKATFSEDSKAFVEDMVSEIKWAFEDSLKTVGWMDPKTKKAAKEKADAIYNMVGYPKFIMKPKELDKVFNDFDVVSDLYFQNVMNYYNFSARVTASQLRKAPNRDQWSMTPPTVNAYYNPTKNEMVLPAGILQAPFYNHAWPKAMNFGGIGVVMGHELTHAFDDQGREYDKDGNLRLWWQNSSVEAFKHQTLCMVEQYSNYSINKEALNGKRTLGENIADNGGLRAAYKAYINWIEKNGEEATLPALGMTNHQLFFVGFAQVWCSVRTPESSHEGVITDPHSPSRFRVIGTISNSHEFSAHFGCKADSPMNPKRKCELW is encoded by the exons ATG ATGTCAACATACAAACGGGCCACACTGGATGAAGAGGAGCTGTTGGACACCGGCTCCGATGGGATCTACCACACCTCTACCATGCAG GTAGGGCTGCAGCGAGGTCTGGGTCTCCGGTGCTGGGCAGAGAAAACCCATGTCGAGAGAAAGCTAGTGGTCGTCGTGTGTGCTCTGTCCGTGGCCCTGTTCATATGCATCATGACTTTGGGTCTGCACTATAAAGAAT CTCATCCGGGAATGTGCCTGTCAGAGCCTTGTGTTAGTGTTGCAAGTACAGTCTTGGGGGCTCTCGATCGGTCAGTGGACCCCTGCCAGGATTTCTATAACTTTGCATGCGGGGGTTGGATGAGGAAAAACCCGCTGCCTGAAGGCAAGTCCCGCTGGGGTCCTTTCAGCAACTTGTGGGAACACAACATGGCCATCATGAAGAACTTATTAG AGAATACCAGCATGAAAAGCCTGAGCAAAGCGGAACAAAAAGCCCAGTGGTATTACCAGGCTTGTATGAACGAGAGCAAAATTGAAGAGCTTGGGGCAAAACCACTTCAGGAACTCCTCAATCAG ACAGGAGGTTGGGGCTTGAAAGGCCCGTGGGATAAAGATAACTTCCAGGAGGTTTTACGGATTGTGTCGGCCAGCTTCCGAACCTCCCCCTTTTTCACTGTTTTCGTCAGCACAGACTCAAAAAACTCCAACAGCAACATTATCCAG GTGGATCAGTCAGGATTGGGACTTCCCTCTAGGGAATACTATCTCAATAAGACAGCCAATGAAAAG TATTTAACAGCATACTTGAACTTCTTGGTGGAGCTCGGGATCCTTTTGGGCGGCTCAGAGGAAACCTCTCAGAAGATGATGCAGGAGATCATAGACTTTGAAACAGCCCTGGCACACATCACAGTCCCTCAGGATGAGCGCCGTGACGAGATGAAAATATATCATAAGATTCAAGCCAAAGAGTTAGCT ACATTGGCTCCTGCGGTAGATTGGATGCCTTTCCTCTCTGCAGTGTTCACTCCTGTTGCCCTAAATGACTCTGAACCCGTGGTTGTATACGCTAAAGAATATCTCCAGAAGGTTTCAGAGCTCATCAGCAACACCAACAAGAG TGTCTTGAATAACTACATGATCATGAAAGTGGTGCGGAAAATGGTGTCCATCTTAGACCAGAAGTTCCAAGATGCAGAGCAGCGCTTCCTTGAAGTCATGTACGGCACCAAGAAG AGCTGCACACCACGCTGGAAACTTTGTGTCAGCGACACGGACAGCGCTCTGGGCTTTGCTCTCGGGGCGCTCTTTGTCAAAGctacattttctgaagacagcAAAGCTTTT GTTGAAGATATGGTGTCTGAGATCAAGTGGGCCTTTGAAGACAGCCTGAAGACTGTCGGCTGGATGGATCCCAAGACAAAAAAAGCAGCTAAAGAAAAG GCAGATGCAATATACAACATGGTTGGTTATCCAAAATTTATCATGAAACCCAAAGAGCTGGACAAGGTGTTTAATGAC TTTGATGTTGTTTCAGATCTTTACTTTCAAAACGTCATGAACTATTACAACTTCTCTGCACGAGTCACTGCTTCCCAGCTGAGAAAAGCCCCCAACAGAGATCA ATGGAGTATGACTCCACCCACAGTTAATGCCTACTACAACCCCACAAAGAATGAGATGGTACTTCCAGCAGGCATTCTCCAGGCTCCCTTTTATAACCATGCTTGGCCAAA AGCAATGAATTTCGGTGGTATAGGTGTGGTTATGGGGCATGAGCTCACCCATGCCTTTGATGATCAAG GAAGAGAGTATGATAAGGATGGGAATTTGCGTCTGTGGTGGCAGAATTCTTCAGTGGAGGCTTTTAAACACCAGACCCTGTGTATGGTGGAGCAGTACAGCAACTACAGTATAAATAAAGAAGCTCTGAACGGGAAACGCACTTTGGGTGAAAATATTGCTGACAACGGAGGCCTGAGGGCAGCTTATAAG GCCTATATAAACTGGATCGAGAAGAATGGTGAGGAAGCCACTCTGCCTGCCCTTGGAATGACCAATCATCAGCTGTTTTTTGTGGGATTTGCTCAG gtgtgGTGCTCCGTTCGGACACCTGAAAGCTCTCACGAGGGCGTTATTACTGACCCCCACAGTCCGTCACGTTTCCGGGTCATTGGCACAATCTCCAATTCCCATGAGTTCTCTGCGCACTTTGGCTGCAAGGCAGACTCACCCATGAACCCCAAACGAAAGTGTGAGCTGTGGTGA